Proteins encoded together in one Streptomyces asoensis window:
- a CDS encoding SDR family oxidoreductase, which produces MTAENPRDTEHPHPTENARHTQETRHAGRAADPGGTEAPGNGASVPPGSTRIAVVTGAGSGIGRAVSVELLRAGWSVALAGRRTETLEATAATVPGAAALAVRTDVSRPQEVTALFDAVRGHFGRLDLLFNNAGTFGPGGVPFEDLPYDAWRHVVDTNLNGAFLCAQGAYRQMKEQDPRGGRIINNGSVSAHTPRPLSAPYTATKHALTGLTKSLSLDGRAYGIAVGQIDIGNAATEMTARMRTGALQAGGEVAPEPLMDVADVARTVRHMAELPLEANVQFATVLATAMPYVGRG; this is translated from the coding sequence ATGACTGCCGAGAACCCCCGCGACACAGAACACCCCCACCCCACGGAGAACGCACGGCACACGCAGGAGACACGGCACGCCGGGCGTGCGGCCGATCCGGGCGGCACCGAGGCCCCGGGGAACGGGGCCTCGGTGCCGCCCGGATCGACGAGGATCGCCGTCGTCACGGGCGCGGGCTCCGGCATCGGCCGGGCGGTCTCCGTCGAACTGCTGCGCGCGGGCTGGTCGGTGGCGCTGGCGGGGCGGCGGACGGAGACCCTGGAGGCGACGGCCGCGACGGTGCCCGGGGCCGCGGCTCTCGCCGTACGGACGGACGTCTCGCGCCCGCAGGAGGTGACGGCCCTCTTCGACGCCGTGCGCGGCCATTTCGGGCGGCTGGACCTGCTGTTCAACAACGCGGGCACGTTCGGGCCGGGCGGCGTCCCGTTCGAGGACCTGCCCTACGACGCCTGGCGGCACGTGGTGGACACCAACCTCAACGGGGCGTTCCTGTGCGCACAGGGGGCGTACCGTCAGATGAAGGAGCAGGACCCCCGGGGCGGCCGGATCATCAACAACGGGTCCGTCTCGGCGCACACGCCCCGCCCGCTCTCGGCGCCCTACACCGCGACGAAGCACGCCCTCACCGGTCTGACCAAGTCCCTTTCGCTGGACGGCCGGGCCTACGGCATCGCGGTCGGGCAGATCGACATCGGCAACGCGGCGACCGAGATGACGGCGCGGATGCGGACGGGCGCGTTGCAGGCCGGCGGGGAGGTCGCGCCGGAGCCGCTGATGGACGTCGCCGATGTGGCGCGCACGGTACGGCACATGGCGGAGCTGCCGCTGGAGGCGAACGTGCAGTTCGCGACGGTCCTGGCGACGGCCATGCCGTACGTGGGACGGGGCTGA
- a CDS encoding D-alanyl-D-alanine carboxypeptidase family protein produces MHAFRRPSPGPPPRPSRRSLLALAAAAPLTAVPFVAAPAAAASEVAVGGARLVADGVQVDGGTALPKGLTARAWLLADHDSGEVLASYRAHLRLAPASTLKMLFADTLLDRFGRTERRLVTDADLAGIPSGSSLVGLKAGITYTVEQLWQGVFLRSGNDAVQVLALMNGGVARTVAEMQARAVDLQALDTRVVSPDGYDHEGQTSSAYDLALFARHGLRDAGFRAYCATRTARFPAGGGKTFRIENTDRLLSGTYGVTPYPGMIGVKNGFTSNAGNTFTGAATRAGRTLLVTVLHPRSGHNAVYEETAALLDWGFAQGSSARAVGTLVEALSEGGAKAGAPGGSSAGGAPHAGSRAASAAGGGPGGWGVLGGAAGAVALAAGAAFTLRRRGRRDAPAPAAGDRESVTGRPPTDG; encoded by the coding sequence GTGCACGCATTCCGCCGCCCTTCCCCCGGCCCGCCGCCGCGTCCGTCCCGGCGCTCCCTGCTGGCCCTCGCGGCCGCCGCGCCCCTGACCGCCGTGCCGTTCGTCGCGGCCCCGGCCGCCGCCGCGTCCGAGGTGGCGGTCGGCGGCGCACGGCTCGTCGCCGACGGCGTCCAGGTGGACGGGGGCACCGCGCTGCCGAAGGGGCTCACCGCCCGGGCCTGGCTGCTCGCCGACCACGACAGCGGCGAGGTCCTCGCCTCCTACCGGGCGCATCTGCGGCTCGCGCCCGCCTCCACGCTGAAGATGCTGTTCGCGGACACCCTGCTGGACCGGTTCGGGCGCACCGAACGCCGTCTGGTGACCGACGCGGACCTCGCGGGCATCCCGTCGGGCTCCAGCCTCGTCGGCCTGAAGGCCGGGATCACGTACACCGTCGAGCAGTTGTGGCAGGGCGTGTTCCTGCGCTCGGGCAACGACGCCGTGCAGGTGCTCGCCCTGATGAACGGCGGGGTCGCGAGGACCGTCGCCGAGATGCAGGCGAGGGCGGTGGACCTCCAGGCGCTCGACACCCGGGTCGTCAGTCCCGACGGATACGACCACGAAGGCCAGACGTCCTCCGCCTACGATCTCGCGCTCTTCGCCCGGCACGGACTGCGCGACGCCGGCTTCCGCGCCTACTGCGCCACCAGGACCGCGCGTTTCCCGGCGGGCGGCGGGAAGACCTTCCGGATCGAGAACACCGACCGGCTGCTCTCGGGCACCTACGGGGTGACCCCGTACCCGGGCATGATCGGCGTGAAGAACGGCTTCACCAGTAACGCCGGCAACACGTTCACCGGCGCCGCGACCCGCGCGGGCCGCACCCTCCTCGTCACCGTGCTGCACCCCCGCAGCGGCCACAACGCCGTGTACGAGGAGACGGCGGCGCTGCTCGACTGGGGTTTCGCGCAGGGGAGTTCGGCGCGAGCGGTGGGAACGCTGGTGGAGGCGCTGAGCGAGGGCGGGGCCAAGGCGGGCGCGCCGGGCGGTTCGTCGGCGGGCGGGGCGCCGCACGCCGGGTCGCGGGCCGCGTCGGCGGCCGGTGGCGGTCCCGGTGGCTGGGGGGTGCTCGGCGGGGCCGCGGGTGCGGTGGCGCTGGCCGCGGGCGCGGCGTTCACGCTGCGGCGCAGGGGTCGTCGGGATGCGCCGGCGCCCGCCGCCGGTGACCGGGAGTCCGTCACCGGGCGTCCGCCGACCGACGGTTGA
- a CDS encoding alkaline phosphatase D family protein encodes MTPAAHQSPYTPELRATARHVGRRRFLTGTAAAAALAFAVNLPAAGTAAAAELDPARLTADPFTLGVASGDPRPGSVLLWTRLAPAPYQADGGLPARRVTVRWEVARDDSFRRPVRRGSTLAHPEFGHSVHVQVDGLEDDRVYYYRFRAGSWISRTGRTRTAPGHGAAPGSLTLGVVSCQRYDQGYFTAYKHLAEDDVDVVLHLGDYLYEYAVSGVGGARAYPAGTVPAVYGHEMVTLDDYRLKYALYKSDPDLLAAHAAHPFVVTWDDHETENNYAGAVSENDDPAAEFLIRRAAAYRAYWENQPLRRPQLPDGPDLRLYRRLHWGRLAQLDVLDTRQYRSDQAYGDGWQFPGPESENPARTLTGAAQERWLIDGWHRSRARWNVVPQQVTFARRHNSTSVPSQVSMDSWDGYPASRNRILAGAQAAGIENLMVLTGDVHVHYGFDIKRDFADENSRTVGTEIVTSSVSSGGNGAEKPANWATFMAANPHLRFYNGLRGYATVSLGRDLARADFKTVPYVTRQGAPLTTAASFVTEVGDQGLKPA; translated from the coding sequence ATGACACCCGCAGCACACCAGTCCCCGTACACCCCCGAACTGCGCGCCACCGCACGGCACGTGGGGCGCCGCCGGTTCCTCACCGGCACGGCGGCCGCCGCCGCGCTCGCCTTCGCCGTCAACCTGCCCGCCGCCGGCACCGCGGCCGCCGCCGAACTCGACCCGGCACGGCTCACCGCCGACCCCTTCACCCTCGGAGTCGCCTCCGGCGACCCCCGGCCGGGCTCCGTCCTCCTGTGGACCCGCCTCGCGCCCGCCCCCTACCAGGCGGACGGCGGGCTCCCCGCCCGACGCGTCACCGTCCGCTGGGAAGTGGCCCGCGACGACAGCTTCCGCCGGCCCGTCAGACGCGGCAGCACCCTCGCGCACCCGGAGTTCGGCCACAGCGTGCACGTCCAGGTCGACGGCCTCGAAGACGACCGCGTGTACTACTACCGCTTCAGGGCGGGCAGCTGGATCAGCCGCACCGGCCGCACCCGCACCGCCCCCGGGCACGGCGCCGCACCCGGCTCCCTCACGCTCGGCGTCGTCTCCTGCCAGCGCTACGACCAGGGCTACTTCACCGCCTACAAGCACCTCGCCGAGGACGACGTGGACGTCGTCCTGCACCTCGGCGACTACCTCTACGAGTACGCCGTCAGCGGTGTCGGCGGCGCCCGCGCCTACCCGGCCGGGACCGTGCCCGCCGTCTACGGCCACGAGATGGTGACCCTCGACGACTACCGGCTCAAGTACGCGCTGTACAAGTCCGACCCCGACCTGCTGGCCGCCCACGCCGCCCACCCGTTCGTCGTCACCTGGGACGACCACGAGACCGAGAACAACTACGCGGGCGCGGTGTCGGAGAACGACGACCCCGCCGCGGAGTTCCTGATCCGCCGGGCCGCCGCCTACCGCGCGTACTGGGAGAACCAGCCGCTGCGCCGCCCGCAGCTCCCCGACGGCCCCGACCTGCGCCTCTACCGGCGACTGCACTGGGGCCGGCTCGCCCAGCTCGACGTCCTCGACACCCGCCAGTACCGGTCCGACCAGGCGTACGGCGACGGCTGGCAGTTCCCGGGGCCCGAGTCCGAGAACCCGGCCCGCACCCTCACCGGGGCCGCACAGGAGCGGTGGCTGATCGACGGCTGGCACCGCTCGCGCGCCCGGTGGAACGTCGTCCCGCAGCAGGTCACCTTCGCCCGGCGCCACAACTCCACCAGCGTGCCCTCCCAGGTCTCCATGGACTCCTGGGACGGCTACCCGGCCTCCCGGAACCGGATCCTGGCCGGCGCGCAGGCCGCGGGGATCGAGAACCTGATGGTCCTCACCGGCGACGTCCACGTGCACTACGGCTTCGACATCAAGCGCGACTTCGCCGACGAGAACTCCAGGACGGTCGGCACGGAGATCGTCACCTCATCGGTCTCCAGCGGGGGCAACGGCGCCGAGAAGCCCGCCAACTGGGCCACCTTCATGGCCGCCAACCCGCACCTGCGGTTCTACAACGGCCTGCGCGGCTACGCGACCGTCTCCCTCGGCCGCGACCTCGCCCGCGCCGACTTCAAGACCGTCCCCTACGTCACCCGGCAGGGCGCCCCGCTCACCACGGCCGCCTCCTTCGTCACCGAGGTCGGCGACCAGGGACTCAAGCCCGCCTGA